One part of the Raphanus sativus cultivar WK10039 chromosome 7, ASM80110v3, whole genome shotgun sequence genome encodes these proteins:
- the LOC108818096 gene encoding uncharacterized protein LOC108818096: MSALTKLRSPVKPTVEPRAILCSTGNRFKASKTEIAKKKPQVTKSPATKKPVSSATSNFSASTDDSSSTTSSSELSSVKTANSGKTITPSKRNGSVRSVVAVGDIPPESPGPVKRCHWITPNSDSIYVKFHDEEWGVPVRDDNKLFELLVFSQALAEFSWPSILHKREAFRKLFEDFDPLAISEFTEKKLMSLKVNGCLVLSEQKLRAIVDNAKSVLKVKQEFGSFSNYCWRFVNHKPLRNGYRYGRQVPVKSPKAEYISKDMMQRGFRCVGPTVIYSFLQVSGIVNDHLTSCFRYQECNAETEKEPKTELDLLSM; encoded by the exons ATGTCTGCACTCACCAAGCTTCGTTCTCCGGTTAAACCAACGGTTGAGCCACGGGCAATCCTCTGTTCCACCGGGAACAGATTCAAAGCTTCGAAAACAGAGATCGCGAAGAAGAAGCCACAGGTGACGAAATCTCCGGCGACTAAGAAGCCGGTCTCCTCCGCGACGAGCAACTTCTCAGCCTCAACTGATGACTCATCTTCGACAACATCCTCCTCGGAGCTTTCGTCGGTGAAAACGGCAAACTCCGGGAAAACGATAACTCCGTCGAAAAGGAACGGATCAGTCAGGAGTGTCGTCGCCGTTGGAGACATTCCTCCTGAGAGTCCGGGACCGGTCAAGAGATGCCACTGGATCACACCTAACTCAG ACTCGATCTACGTGAAGTTTCATGACGAGGAGTGGGGTGTTCCAGTTCGTGACGACAATAAACTCTTTGAGCTGCTTGTGTTCTCGCAAGCTTTGGCTGAGTTTAGCTGGCCTTCCATTCTTCACAAACGAGAAGCCTTTAG GAAGCTCTTTGAAGATTTCGATCCTTTAGCTATATCAGAATTCACTGAGAAGAAGTTGATGTCTCTTAAAGTAAACGGATGTCTTGTTCTATCCGAACAGAAACTGCGAGCCATTGTTGATAACGCAAAATCAGTTCTCAag GTCAAGCAAGAGTTTGGATCATTCAGCAACTACTGTTGGAGATTTGTGAACCACAAACCACTAAGAAACGGATACCGCTATGGCCGTCAAGTACCCGTTAAGTCGCCAAAGGCGGAGTACATAAGCAAAGACATGATGCAGAGAGGGTTCCGCTGCGTTGGTCCTACAGTTATTTATTCCTTCTTGCAGGTCTCTGGCATTGTGAATGATCATCTCACGTCTTGCTTCAGATACCAAGAATGTAATGCTGAGACTGAGAAAGAACCCAAAACCGAACTGGATCTCCTTTCCATGTGA
- the LOC108818095 gene encoding protein BRASSINAZOLE-RESISTANT 1: MTSDGATSTSAGAAAAAAAAAARRKPSWRERENNRRRERRRRAIAAKIYTGLRAQGDYNLPKHCDNNEVLKALCSEAGWIVEEDGTTYRKGCSRPPPPYSSSQNQSPLSSAFQSPIPSYQVSPSSSSFPSPSRGEPINTTFFPFLSNNGGIPSSLRISNSCPVTPPLSSPTSKNPLPNWDSIAKQSMVNAKQSMASFNYPFYAVSAPASPTRRQYFHTPVTIPECDESDSSTVDSGHWISFQKFAQQQPFSGSVVPTSPTFNLVKPPPPVPQQMSPNAAAFQGIIGQSSEFKFENSQVKPWEGERIHDVGMEDLELTLGNGKARG; encoded by the exons ATGACGTCGGATGGTGCTACATCCACATCAGCAGGAGCAGCTGCTGCGGCCGCAGCGGCAGCAGCGAGGAGGAAACCGTCGTGGAGGGAGAGGGAGAACAAtcggaggagagagagaaggagaagagcCATAGCTGCGAAGATATACACCGGTCTAAGAGCACAAGGTGATTACAATCTCCCCAAACATTGCGACAACAACGAAGTCCTCAAGGCTCTCTGTTCCGAAGCTGGTTGGATCGTCGAAGAAGACGGCACCACTTACCGCAAG GGATGCAGCAGGCCTCCTCCTCCATACTCATCATCACAAAACCAGAGTCCTCTCTCTTCGGCTTTTCAAAGTCCCATCCCTTCTTACCAAGTCAGCCCATCTTCCTCATCTTTCCCCAGCCCATCTCGCGGTGAGCCCATCAACACCACCTTCTTCCCTTTCCTCAGCAACAACGGTGGCATTCCTTCTTCCCTAAGAATCTCAAACAGTTGCCCCGTTACTCCACCCCTCTCCTCTCCGACCTCCAAGAACCCTTTGCCTAACTGGGACTCCATCGCTAAGCAGTCAATGGTCAACGCGAAACAATCTATGGCCTCTTTTAACTATCCTTTCTATGCGGTTTCTGCACCCGCTAGTCCAACGCGTCGCCAGTATTTTCACACACCGGTTACGATACCTGAATGTGATGAGTCTGATTCCTCAACTGTCGACTCTGGTCACTGGATAAGCTTTCAGAAGTTTGCGCAACAGCAGCCATTCTCTGGCTCTGTGGTGCCAACTTCTCCTACCTTCAACCTTGTGAAACCTCCTCCTCCTGTGCCTCAGCAGATGTCTCCAAACGCTGCAGCCTTCCAAGGGATTATTGGTCAAAGCTCTGAGTTTAAGTTTGAGAACAGCCAAGTTAAGCCGTGGGAAGGAGAGAGGATACATGATGTTGGTATGGAGGATCTGGAGCTTACTCTTGGAAACGGCAAGGCTCGTGGTTGA